Proteins from a single region of Eremothecium gossypii ATCC 10895 chromosome VI, complete sequence:
- the BNI5 gene encoding Bni5p (Syntenic homolog of Saccharomyces cerevisiae YNL166C (BNI5)), with protein sequence MMVQEKLSVKIARLEKELEALHRGVSADLRPAEDAEESESSAGERYSTDKSSYASSVQAVLRARTASAASADTAMSSSTAASDSAGGAKMDAADADDATRSLELRLAALATQDPAVDSADTASGASPASPAAPPSPPPSAATEGSDEAAAPLEVPKQRGDAGTAAGGEPVRRRPTNPFRVISVGGSSTFKRAAGADGQASRTSSAGDKAAPVSADEQSMLKLQRKHDYLTMKCVKLSKEIKYLTNLKKTGSLSVEDTRKMNDALDKLQEYLDRKSKEKYEIGVLLSRRIRKHINNGSNGQFWLSGK encoded by the coding sequence ATGATGGTCCAGGAAAAGCTGAGTGTGAAGATAGCCCGACTAGAAAAAGAATTGGAGGCCTTGCATCGGGGTGTCAGTGCCGATCTGCGGCCGGCGGAAGACGCAGAGGAAAGCGAATCGAGCGCGGGAGAGCGCTACTCGACGGACAAAAGCAGTTACGCGTCCTCCGTGCAGGCGGTGCTCAGAGCGAGGACAGCGTCGGCAGCCAGCGCAGATACAGCAATGAGCAGTTCAACGGCAGCCAGCGAtagcgcgggcggcgctAAGATGGATGCAGCCGACGCAGATGACGCGACGCGCAGCTTGGAGCTGCGGCTTGCAGCCCTCGCCACGCAGGACCCGGCTGTGGACAGCGCAGACACGGCGAGCGGCGCGTCGCCGGCgtcgcccgccgcgccgcccagCCCGCCGCCCAGCGCGGCGACGGAGGGGTCGGACGaggcggccgcgccgctggaggtgcccaagcagcgcggcgacgcgggcacggcggccggcggcgagccggtgcggcggcggcccACCAACCCCTTCCGCGTGATTTCGGTCGGCGGCTCCAGCACGTTCaagcgcgcggcgggcgcggacGGGCAGGCGTCGCGCACGTCGTCCGCGGGCGACAAGGCCGCACCCGTGTCCGCGGACGAGCAGAGCATGCTCAAGTTGCAGCGCAAGCACGACTACCTGACCATGAAGTGCGTCAAGCTGTCGAAGGAGATCAAGTACCTGACGAACCTGAAGAAGACCGGGTCGCTGTCCGTGGAGGACACGCGCAAGATGAACGACGCGCTGGACAAGCTGCAGGAGTACCTCGACCGTAAGTCTAAAGAGAAGTACGAGATCGGTGTGCTGCTCTCGCGCCGCATCCGCAAGCATATCAACAACGGGTCCAACGGGCAGTTCTGGCTCAGCGGCAAGTAG
- the RPC10 gene encoding DNA-directed RNA polymerase core subunit RPC10 (Syntenic homolog of Saccharomyces cerevisiae YHR143W-A (RPC10)), whose translation MSREGFQIPTNLDAAAAGTAQARTATLKYICAECSGKLSLSRTDPVRCKNCGHRILLKARTKRMVQFEAR comes from the coding sequence ATGTCCCGCGAAGGCTTCCAAATCCCGACGAATCTAGAcgcggctgccgccggtACCGCCCAGGCGCGCACTGCGACCCTCAAGTACATCTGCGCGGAGTGCTCCGGCAAGCTCTCGCTGTCCAGGACCGACCCGGTGCGCTGCAAGAACTGCGGCCACCGCATCCTGCTCAAGGCCCGCACCAAGCGCATGGTGCAGTTCGAGGCCAGGTGA
- the DSE2 gene encoding Dse2p (Syntenic homolog of Saccharomyces cerevisiae YHR143W (DSE2)), with amino-acid sequence MVSISGYFGCNCSLLTLFLAALGLVLCAPAHEAFTSNGVVYRYHVRTTTVKPPVTIVRTVFFTAWASAPPGGQDSQETHTLEGPSATTSSESSPSALATAAPPPADPVMPTSGPGSCVASYDDTEPFSTIYLTAGKEDVGAYTTLTRTRTVIVSVATV; translated from the coding sequence ATGGTGTCGATTTCGGGTTACTTTGGTTGCAATTGTTCCTTGCTCACGCTCTTCCTGGCTGCGCTGGGGCTCGTTCTGTGCGCGCCCGCACACGAGGCGTTCACTTCTAACGGTGTGGTTTATCGGTACCATGTCAGGACAACCACCGTAAAACCGCCTGTCACCATCGTGCGGACAGTGTTCTTTACTGCCTGGGCGTCAGCGCCCCCGGGAGGGCAAGACAGCCAGGAGACACACACTTTAGAAGGGCCTAGCGCCACGACGAGCTCAGAGTCGAGCCCCTCTGCACTGGCgaccgccgcgccgccgccagccgATCCGGTAATGCCTACCTCCGGGCCGGGTTCCTGCGTGGCGTCCTACGATGACACGGAGCCCTTTTCGACGATCTATCTGACTGCTGGTAAGGAAGATGTTGGTGCATATACTACGCTCACGCGCACCAGGACGGTCATTGTCTCTGTGGCTACGGTGTAA
- a CDS encoding uncharacterized protein (Syntenic homolog of Saccharomyces cerevisiae YNL165W): MARPEHPKSRDQQASRISRSETCDDKAAFHKPVDESDQQDQGAPVAQRAVPLAELLLDYRLYAFSSEDSYQNFKKNGRDAYHSLLLASEGREILGYPLFRAESGRTFLNFFRRDAPVLQIYKHVVLPFSAEPPGPEARLVALAGDRSLYRVPFCSVFSQQRFLSAISEYTLVFQRGGEPTYVRMRRKWTSQIYDTVFDGMHMRWHHRRLFSLLGGLSRKLVVLREDMPSLFAEMDDQCFSSHLSEKEISELSVLAEYTAKSARLLPSRVARVGELVVADTSTVQPSDFNQVPWNLEVIICMNLLITFLEKQKLADSRRRARNNSIHTMF; encoded by the coding sequence ATGGCGCGGCCGGAGCATCCCAAATCGAGAGACCAGCAAGCTAGCCGGATCTCGCGATCGGAGACATGCGATGACAAGGCGGCGTTTCACAAACCCGTAGACGAGAGCGACCAGCAGGACCAAGGAGCGCCGGtggcgcagcgcgcggtgCCGCTGGCAGAACTGCTGCTAGACTACAGGCTGTATGCGTTCTCGAGCGAGGACTCGTACCAGAACTTCAAGAAGAACGGCCGCGACGCGTACCACAGCCTGCTACTGGCCAGCGAAGGGCGCGAGATCCTGGGCTACCCGCTGTTCCGGGCAGAGAGCGGGCGCACGTTCCTGAACTTCTTCAGACGCGACGCACCTGTGCTGCAGATATACAAGCACGTGGTGCTGCCCTTCAGCGCGGAGCCGCCGGGGCCAGAGGCGCGGCTGGTCGCGCTGGCCGGCGACCGCTCGCTGTACCGCGTGCCCTTCTGCTCCGTGTTCTCGCAGCAGCGCTTTCTGTCGGCCATCTCGGAGTACACGCTTGTGTTCCAGCGGGGCGGGGAACCCACGTACGTCAGGATGCGCCGCAAGTGGACAAGCCAGATCTACGATACGGTCTTCGACGGGATGCACATGCGCTGGCACCACCGGAGACTTTTCAGCCTGCTCGGTGGGTTGTCGCGCAAGCTGGTCGTTCTGCGGGAGGACATGCCGAGCCTTTTTGCGGAGATGGACGACCAGTGCTTCAGCAGCCACCTGTCCGAGAAAGAGATATCAGAACTTTCCGTCCTGGCAGAATACACGGCAAAGAGTGCCAGGTTACTCCCGTCCAGGGTGGCGCGCGTGGGCGAGCTAGTGGTTGCCGACACAAGTACCGTACAACCCTCCGACTTTAACCAAGTTCCATGGAATCTGGAGGTGATTATTTGCATGAATCTTTTGATAACATTTCTAGAGAAGCAGAAGCTGGCGGACTCGCGACGTCGTGCTAGAAACAATAGCATCCACACCATGTTTTAA
- the IBD2 gene encoding Ibd2p (Syntenic homolog of Saccharomyces cerevisiae YNL164C (IBD2)): MSEPERASIEFVSESDSIDFGIMMKKGVKALTDILANHLQHDPEWKNERSMKFVFKNQNGELQPVLNRTARLEDEGVGPSPDDGQVVDGEETASEQDKLAEANCSDGSSTGDLQLDDPESEVLFDYSLDHLPNISYTPDPTIGKHVMEMIESLLPKGAPYREKVLNTMKNNVQGAGMSTAGTAAVETIQHTAGSTISEPAMSYECDRDLGIAESDDWEHQQFAQPHHGTLEADTVAEGHHRCQSRSSESQHAGHQRAGQEYLYECKPKARPDFHALTMFDPLEQPLCMFCEYYLVFGEPPRQMIKWYNKYGSSSGGPSAGSQQGNKGWNGNKKKKKKKGKKGKR; encoded by the coding sequence ATGTCGGAACCTGAAAGAGCGTCAATAGAATTTGTATCCGAGAGCGATTCCATCGATTTTGGGATTATGATGAAAAAGGGGGTTAAGGCTCTAACGGATATACTGGCAAATCATCTGCAACATGACCCGGAGTGGAAAAATGAAAGGTCAATGAAGTTTGTGTTCAAAAATCAGAATGGAGAGCTGCAACCGGTGCTGAATAGAACGGCAAGGCTCGAGGACGAGGGCGTGGGGCCGTCTCCGGACGACGGCCAAGTGGTAGACGGAGAGGAGACGGCAAGCGAGCAAGACAAACTGGCAGAGGCGAACTGCAGCGACGGTAGCAGTACCGGTGACCTGCAGCTGGACGACCCGGAAAGCGAAGTGCTGTTCGACTACAGCCTTGACCACCTGCCGAACATCTCCTACACTCCAGACCCCACGATCGGGAAGCATGTGATGGAGATGATAGAGAGCCTGCTTCCGAAGGGCGCTCCCTATCGGGAAAAAGTGCTCAATACAATGAAAAACAACGTCCAGGGCGCCGGCATGTCAACTGCCGGGACTGCTGCTGTAGAAACTATCCAGCACACTGCAGGCTCCACAATATCGGAACCGGCAATGTCGTACGAGTGCGATCGGGACTTGGGTATCGCCGAGTCAGATGACTGGGAGCACCAGCAATTTGCGCAGCCACATCACGGCACTTTGGAGGCAGATACAGTCGCAGAGGGGCACCACAGATGCCagtcgcgcagcagcgaATCTCAGCACGCAGGCCATCAGCGAGCAGGCCAGGAGTACCTCTACGAGTGCAAGCCCAAGGCACGACCGGACTTCCACGCCCTCACCATGTTTGATCCACTGGAACAGCCTCTCTGTATGTTCTGCGAATACTATCTGGTTTTCGGAGAGCCACCGCGACAGATGATCAAGTGGTACAACAAGTATGGCTCATCATCAGGAGGTCCCTCCGCAGGTAGCCAACAGGGTAATAAGGGCTGGAATGGCAATAAGAaaaagaagaagaaaaaGGGCAAGAAAGGTAAACGCTAA